DNA from Kitasatospora herbaricolor:
AGCACCGATTCGTCGAAGGCCGCCTCGGGCGAGTGGTTGTAGGGCGCGTCGGCCGGATCACGGCCGGGCAGAGTGGCGCCGAGGAAGAAGAACGCGCCGGGTACCCGCTGGAGCACGAAGGAGAAGTCCTCGGAGCCGGCGAAGGGGTGCTCCAGCTCCACCCAGCGGTCCGCGCCGAGCAGGTCGCGGGCGGTGTCCGCGACCTCGGCCGCCGCGTCCGGCCCGCTGATCGTCACCGGGTAGTCCTGCCGGTACTCCACCTCGACGGCCAGGCCGTGCGCCGCCGCGATGCCCCGGACCACCGCGGGCAAGACCTCGGCGGCCCTCGCCCCCGCTGCCGGGGAGAAGCTGCGGACGGTGGCGACGAAGCAGGCCTCGTCGGGGATCACGTTGTGGGCGTCGCCGGCGTGGAAGGATCCGACGGTCACCACCACCGGGTCGAAGACCGAGAAGGTCCGGGTGACGGCGGTCTGCAGCGCCGTCACCATCTCGCAGGCCGCCGGCACCGGGTCGAGCGCGGTGTGCGGGGAGGAGCCGTGGCCGCCGCGTCCGCGCACCACCACCCGCAGCCGGTCCGCCGCCGCGAGGATCGGCCCCGGCCGCCCCGCGACCACCCCGGTCGGCAGCACCGCCGAGGTCACGTGCAGCGCGTACGCCGCGCCCACCGGCCGGTCGGCGCCGGCGGCGGTCAGCACCCCCTCGTCCACCATGACCCTGGCGCCACCCTCGCCCTCCTCCCCGGGCTGGAACATCAGCACCACGTCGCCGCCGAGCAGTTCGCGCCGCTCGGCCAGCAGCCGGGCCGCGCCGACCAGGATCGCGGTGTGCAGGTCGTGGCCGCAGGCGTGCATCCGGCCGGGGATCCCGGACTCCGGCGCGCCGGCCGGCGCCCGTTCCTGGACGGGCAGGGCGTCCATGTCGGCGCGCAGCAGGACGGTCGGTCCGTCGCCGCCGCCGCGCAGCACGGCCGTCACCGAGTCCAGCCCGGTGCCGGTGGAGATCTCCAGCGGCAGGCCGGCCAGTGCGTCGAGCACCTTGCGCCGGGTGAGCGGAAGCCGCAGGCCCACCTCGGGTTCGGCGTGCAACGCGCGGCGCAGCGCGACCAGTTCGGGCTGCAGGGTTCGGGCGGCGTCCAGCAGGTCCACGGTGAGCTCCCCCTCGGGCGGTACGGACGACGGTGGGTGCCATCCTCCGCCCGGCGGGCCCGCGAGGACAGGGCTCTGACGCGATCGGGCCGCAGCGGCCGGGGGTGGCTGCGGACGCCGCCGGCGCGCCCACCGGTGGGCGGGTGCGGCCGGCGGCCGTTCAGACCGCGGTGGGCA
Protein-coding regions in this window:
- a CDS encoding M20 metallopeptidase family protein, which translates into the protein MDLLDAARTLQPELVALRRALHAEPEVGLRLPLTRRKVLDALAGLPLEISTGTGLDSVTAVLRGGGDGPTVLLRADMDALPVQERAPAGAPESGIPGRMHACGHDLHTAILVGAARLLAERRELLGGDVVLMFQPGEEGEGGARVMVDEGVLTAAGADRPVGAAYALHVTSAVLPTGVVAGRPGPILAAADRLRVVVRGRGGHGSSPHTALDPVPAACEMVTALQTAVTRTFSVFDPVVVTVGSFHAGDAHNVIPDEACFVATVRSFSPAAGARAAEVLPAVVRGIAAAHGLAVEVEYRQDYPVTISGPDAAAEVADTARDLLGADRWVELEHPFAGSEDFSFVLQRVPGAFFFLGATLPGRDPADAPYNHSPEAAFDESVLADGAALLAALALRRR